ACAAGGAATCAAAGGACAAATTTTATGAAAGTTGTTTAAATAAGGGATTTACTTTTTAAGTTTTAGTTCTCACTTTCAAAATGTTgatatattgttgttgctgtcaaaTGCTTAAATTTTAGAAACACCTGGAAGGATTATTATTAACATTTCAACTACTTATTTTTCATGTTACAAGCAATATCAGTTCCACAAATGTCTTCAAACAgcaaaattattataaataattgaaaaagtcaataaatatgtgttaattGACTTCTTGAATTTTTATGTTTCAGGAAACCAAGAGTTGAAACAGTGATCATGGATTGGGTAAATGTGAGCATCCCACAGGAATTCATCCTGTTAGGTTTCTCAGATAGACCATGGCTGGAGTTTCCACTTTTTGTGGTTTTCCTCATTTCTTACATTGTGACCATCTTTGGCAATCTGACCGTTATTCTAGTGTCACGTCTGGACTCCAAACTCCATACccccatgtatttctttcttaCCAACCTGTCTGTCCTGGACCTTTGCTACACCACAAGTACAGTTCCACAAATGCTAGTAAATTTACACAGCACTAGGAAGGTAATTAGTTACGGTGGCTGTGTGGTTCAACTTTTCATGTTCTTGTCATTGGGGGCCACTGAATGTGTTCTCCTGGCTGTCATGTCCTTTGATAGGTTTGCAGCTATTTGTCGGCCTCTCCATTACCCAGTTATCATGCACCAAAGGCTCTGCCTCCAATTGGCAGCTGCATCCTGGGTTACTGGCTTTGTCATTTCAGTGTGGATGTCCACTCTGACTCTCCAGCTGCCATTATGTGGTCCCTACGTAATAGATCACTTTCTCTGTGAAGTCCCTGCACTACTCAAGTTGTCATGTGTTGACACAACAGCAAATGAGGCTGAACTATTCTTTGGAAGTGTGCTATTCTATCTAACACCCCTGATACTCATCCTTATATCATATGCTTTTATTGCCCAAGCAGTGTTGAGAATCCAATCTGCTGTAGGTCGACAAAAGGCATTTGGGATATGTGGTTCTCACATAATTGTGGTGTCACTTTTTTATGGCACTGCCATCTCCATGTACCTACAACCACCATCAGCTAACTCTAAGGACCGGGGAAAGATGGTGCCCCTTTTCTATGGAATCATTGCACCCATGATGAACCCCCTTATATATACACTTAGGAACAAAGAGGTAAAGGAGGCCTTTAAAAGTTTGGTTGCAAGAGTCTTCTTAACCAAGGAATAGGGAATATGTAAACGAAGCTTTGTTAAAGACTTAACGTTTACTTAATTTACTAAGTTACTTCTCTTCAAGTTGCCCTATTCTCATCATTCCTACAGAACATTTTTGCCTAAGCATATTCATTGTACAAGTCCCCAGAAATGGCCTTCTAGTTCACAAAAATTGTGTAACCTTAAAATATTAAAGGTTTTTCAAGCTTTACACTAATGTTTGTATACATTGGTGTAACTTAGAACTCtctgaaaatataataaaagccAGAAATCCTTTTTCTAGTAATATCACGCATACACAacccaaaaatattttttcacacAATTACAAGAAGTTTATAAAAACACTGCAAACCAACGACTTTAATTTTGGATCTGAGGTTAACGATCCTAGCTTTAAATTTTTAACGCCACTCACACatcagcacaataataaaaacacaatGATTTTTCTTCTAGAGTTCTACCCAGGTTTTCCCTTGTCTTGCCATGTTTCTGCACTCATGCTTTTCTCCTAAATGGaagcatttcttttcatttcttttacagGTCAAATCCCAGATATTTATCAGGTTTAGCTCAATTTCtacttccttaaaaaatttttttttcagaagcctCCCAATTATCAATATTATCACATTCTCTTAAACCCTAAAGCACTTATAGAATAGATTAAAAGCAACACATCATATAATGATTTCCAATGTCCATTTTTGTTTAGTGAGCTTTTCTTGTGCACCAATGGTCTCATTACATTTTAGTCTCCTTGGAAGAGTATAACcccaaaaaaaccagtgccgtcgagtatagACTACACAAAATATTTTACCATATCACTGAAATGTGCTTGCACTTCTAGTTggttcttttgattgttttagtTATTTATCCATATTATCATTTAAATATCACACTACTCTTTCGCCATTATTTTCTTCTACAAATACATTATGTATACTAATACATTACATGCATAGAAAGTACAAAAGCTGAAAAATAAGTTTGTCACGTTTTTCCTTAAAACCTACAATAACTCCATGTACTTTTACCGTAATGTAATGCTTAACAGATAAGAGAAATAAATCTGTTTTGCTAAGTCCCGATTTCAACTCTCTTTTCtattagaaataaaaatcattaaaggaTTAAATGGAAGCAATATACTAATACAGTATATTGAAAACATAAGATATTACTCTTCTCATTGAAAATGAACTCACTGCTAAAGGTTCAAATTAGTATATAGATTACCAGAGACgaatgtgcatgtgaaagccaatGTCAGCCAGCCTTGGGGAATTATGAGGaagtattgggcaaatctgatgtaaagacctctttaagtattaaaaagcaaagatgtcactttgaggactaaggtacacctgacccaggccatggtattttcatcttatattcatgtaaaagctggacaatgaataagaaagacagaagaagaattgatacctttgaattatagtgttggcaaagaatattgaatataccatggactgccagaagaaagaacaaatctatctatcttggaagaagtacagccagaatgctccttacaagcaaagatggagagacttcctctcaggtactttggacttgttatcaggagggacagtccctggagaaggacatcatgcttcataaactggagggtcagcaaaagaaagaaagaccctcaaagagatggactgacacagtggttgcaacaatgggcccaaacatagcaatgattatgcgGAGGGCTtaaaactgggcagtgttttgttctgttgtacatagagtcactgtgagtaggaaccaactcgatggcacctaacaacagaagagaaatcAGAATTATAGAAATTGAATTAGTGTTTAAGTTTTTATACGAACGATTAATTGATTCAATTATTTTTATACTGGTAGGTTTGAAAATGATCTAGAGGGAAATTCTACAATTATTATCACTTACCTtgcaattattaaaaatatacacataattCCTTTAGAACAAGACATATTAAATTAACTCTATCTCATTTTTATAGAAGTATTAGATTTATATATtaggaaaatgttttaaatataatatATTGTGGTTTCAGTATAAATTTTGAGCAGGTTTCTCATGATACATTTTTATGACATAGAGAAACAATAGCCAGAAAATTCTATTTCTTCCCATCAGGTTTGTGTATTCTCACTCAAAAGCCACTAAATAAAACAATATTACCCATAAAGAAAAGTTTTTATTATAACaggacatatttatttattttttaatatacagttATCAATAACTAAGATTAAGGCAAAAAAAGGAAGCCTTATTAATCTCATGAATGACACAAAACTGAGGGAGAGATTGCTAACACTAAAGAAGATACAAATTCATACAGAACCaacccccttgctgtcaagttgattccaactcatagcaaccctatagcacagagtagaaccgccccacagggtttccaaggagtgcctggtggattcaaactgccaaccttttgattagcagccatagcttttaaacaCTGCATCATCAGGGTTTTCTCAAATATAACAGCAATCAGGAATGCTAAATTAAATCTATGGGATGAAATTAAACATCAAGACAAAAGTCTTTATTGTATGTTATAGTCAACAGGTTAATGGAAATAATGACTGGCAGTGAGTCCCACAAAACAGAACTGGGAACATGTACTTTATTGTACCACATGTAGATGAATGAACTCAGTTCCAGGGTTCACATTTTGAGAGATGACTTCAGAAAATTGTGACCAGGGAATTGAGGAGTCAGAAACCACATGCCTTGAGGCACGGTTAAAGGATTTGCCATTAagtagaaaatgctttgtaaaacaTGATAGGGAAGTTTTCACAAAATATTTAAAGTGCTTTTATGAGTGAGAGTAGATTTATTCCAAAAAGCATAGAATTCTTACAATGAGTGGAAATTAAAGGGAAGCAGATTTTGACAcggtataagaaaaaaaaaaaaaaaagaaaggacctACAAAAAATTTACATCATATTACAATGAAATATATCCTATAAAGGCTTTACACCTATAAGTAGAAGACTGAATTAAATGACATACTTAATATCTCTCCTGTTTATAATTCTATCTGGGGAACATTTCGTAATGAAATTTCATCCATGATAACCATTTCCATTGAGGATCAAAGGAAGAAAATGGGAAAGAGAAATGACAGATATATTAAAACAGGTGGGGGAAATGTCAAGATGAAGAGAGGTTAAACtttactagtattttttttttttttaaaaagaactagATAGAAATTACAAAGAGAATATACTAATACAATATATGGAAAGACTTCTCAGTTCATAGGGGATGAAAATGGAATGATTTGACTTGACAAATGATTAATTTTTTCTTAGCAATAATTATTTAGGACTAATCACTTCGAAGAGATATTTTCTATTATTCAGAGACTGGAGTTGTGGTTGGATTACATAATTTGTAGAATGATTTCCAACCTGGAGGTTCTGTGATTCTGTGAATACAAATATAAGGGGAATTCATGAATATAAATATAGAAGGAATTTACAAACACAGCTAACTCCCTGAAGCTAAAAAGTCTCAAGTTTGGCATGTTTAATTAGAGGTTAGAGTGAATTAGCTATCTATAGATTTTCAAAGCTACATAGTTTATAATCCTTTGATAACGAGCATAACATTAATGTGTTTTTTGCTGTTTAGTGATTTTTAGTGAATTTATGCAGTTGTTCACCAGTTGACGAACATTTGGATAGTTTCCAGTTTGAGTTATTATGACTAATGCTGATTGGTAAATTCATTTGCAAATTTTTGTGTAGGCACACAGTTCCATTTCTTTTGAGCAAATATCTAGGAGTAGAAATGCTAGGCTTAGGAGACCCCCccaatgcatctgtcagtttgtcatactttgggggcttgtacagggaactgccagaaattcaagctgggttcagaagaggatgtggagccagggatataattgctgatgtcagatggatgctggttgaaagcagagaatatcggagagatgtttacctgtgttttattgactatgtaaaggcatttgactgtgcgaatcataacaaattgtggataacattgcaaagaatgagaattccagaacacttaattgtgttcatgagggacctgtatttagaccaagaggaagtcattcgaacagaacaagagaatactgcgtggtttaacgtcaggaaatGTGCGTGTCGGGGTTgcatctttcaccatacctattcaatctgtatgctgagcaaataatctgagaagctggactatacgaagaagaatgtgacatcaggattggaggaaggctcattaacaacctgtgttatgcagatgacacaatcttccttgctgaaagtgaggagaatttgatgcacttactgatggagcCGTCAGTATGtgttacacctcaaaataaagaaaataaaaatcctcacaagtggaccaatagcaacatcacgataaaagggcaaagattggagttgtcaaggatttcattttacttgaatccacaatcaacacccatggaagcagcagtgaagaaatcaaaagacacattacattgggcaaatctgctgcaaaagacctcttgaaagtgttgaaaaacaaagatgtcaccttgaaggataatgtgcacctgaccaaagccatggtgttttcaatcgcctcatgtgcaagccaaaactggacgatgaataagaaagaccaaagaagaattgatgccttcgaattgtgttggtgaagaatattgaatataccacagactgccaaaagaatgaacaaatgtatcttggaagaagtacaaccagaatgctccttagaagcaagcatggctaaactatgtgtcacatactttgaacatgttatcaggagggatcagttcctagataaggacatcaagcttggtaaagtagagggtcagtgaaaaagaggaagaccctcaaggaggtggattgacacaatggctgcaacaatgggctcaagcataacaacaatggtgagaatggtgcaggactgggcagtgtttccttctgttgtacatagggttgctgattcggaactgactctacggcacctaacaacagcatgataaatccatatgtaactttttaagaaactgccaaattattttccaaaatggttgtgccattttacattccttctAGCAACACATGAATATTCTAGTTTCTCATGTTTTCAGTCTTTTGGATTATAGCCATTCTAGAGTGTGTgccatcgtggttttaatttgcatattcCTAACgattaatgggaaaccctggtggcatagtggttaagtgctacggctgctaaccaaagggtgggcagttcgaatccgccagccgctccttggaaactgtatggggcagttcttctctgtcctatagggccactatgagttgtaatcgactcgatgtcaacgggtttggtttggttttttaatgattAAAGCAGGAGTCacggggtggtgcaaattgttaagtgctcgactactagtcaaaaagctggcgattcaaacccatgcagaggcaccttggaagacaggtgtggcgatctgcttctgaaaggtcacagccttgaaagccctatggagcagctctgctgtaATGTATGGgaccaccatgagttagaatctactcaagacaactaacaacaacaacaacaatgattaattgtgggcagtggtggctcagcggtagaattctccccttccatggcTTGAcacccggccagtgcacctcttgTGCAACCAcaatgtcagtggaggcttgcatgttgctatgattgctgaccaggtttcagcagagcttccagactaagatggactaggaagaaaggcctggtgacttccaaaaatcagccagtaaaaatttatgagtcacaatgatctgatccacaatcacagggatggtgcagggctgtggAGCATTTCATtgcactgtgcatggggtccccatgagccagggctgactccatggcaaccagtaACAATAAATGATActattaacaataataattaatgaagctgagcatattttcatgcaTTTATTAGTCATTCATATATTCTTTTGGTAAAAtgtttattcaaatattttgcttATTCATCAATTGGATTGTCTTCTTATTTTCGAGTTATGAGTTCTATATCTATTCTAAGTGCAAGTCCTTTAACAGATGCATGCTTGGCAATTATTTTCTTCTGACCCATAGCTcgtcatttcatttttctttttttaattttaaaatgtattgtgatataattcacataccgttAAACTTAtcaatttaaagtgtacaatcctATGacatttagtatattcacagaatggtgTAATGATCACCGTAATCAAATTTTAGGACaaaaaaccctgtacccattagcagtcgtTTCCCATTCCTTCCCTCAACTCAAACTcctgcaaccactaatctactttctgtatcTATAGATTTAcgtgttctggacatttcatgtaaatggactcataagtatgtggtcttttgtggctGCCTtctctcagcatgttttcaaggttcattcatgttgtagaatgcatcagtacttcattcttttttattgccaaataatattctgttgtatggatatACAACATTTTGTCTATACATTCCTTAGTttgtgaacatttgggttgtttccacttttggctattaagaataatgctgctatgaacattcaagtACAAGTTTTTGCGTAaacgtgttttcatttctctttggtttttatatatctagaagtagaattgttgggtcatatggtaagtttatgtttaactttttgaggaactgccaaaccgtTTTCCAAAAGAAGCTACATAGTTTACACTCCTTTCAGCAACATATTAGGG
This is a stretch of genomic DNA from Elephas maximus indicus isolate mEleMax1 chromosome 1, mEleMax1 primary haplotype, whole genome shotgun sequence. It encodes these proteins:
- the LOC126077245 gene encoding olfactory receptor 2B6-like: MDWVNVSIPQEFILLGFSDRPWLEFPLFVVFLISYIVTIFGNLTVILVSRLDSKLHTPMYFFLTNLSVLDLCYTTSTVPQMLVNLHSTRKVISYGGCVVQLFMFLSLGATECVLLAVMSFDRFAAICRPLHYPVIMHQRLCLQLAAASWVTGFVISVWMSTLTLQLPLCGPYVIDHFLCEVPALLKLSCVDTTANEAELFFGSVLFYLTPLILILISYAFIAQAVLRIQSAVGRQKAFGICGSHIIVVSLFYGTAISMYLQPPSANSKDRGKMVPLFYGIIAPMMNPLIYTLRNKEVKEAFKSLVARVFLTKE